The proteins below are encoded in one region of Flammeovirga kamogawensis:
- a CDS encoding RnfABCDGE type electron transport complex subunit D, with protein MLNKTLNISTSPHITKGNSTDVIMKNVVYALLPAAGFAVYAFGLSAFFVLLTSVVSCVLTEHILCKVSHKETTINDWSAIITGLLLGLTLPPIFPLWMTFCGGVIAIGLGKFLFGGLGYNVFNPALVGRAVLQAAFPVAITTWYEAFQGNRFTEIASSVLALPFMQPIFDGTSGATPLSAFKFDHVTAPTTELMFGLTGGSTGETCGVIIILGGIYLISRKMANWRIPTAIIGTVILLSSLLYFIDPLRYPNPLFMVFSGGLLLGAFFMATDMVGSPLTSIGVWIYGVFIGILVVVVRVWGGLPEGVMYAILLGNAIAPQIDNFVKPRVYGTSKQKKS; from the coding sequence ATGTTGAATAAAACATTAAATATTAGTACATCGCCTCATATTACAAAAGGAAATAGTACCGATGTGATAATGAAAAACGTGGTCTATGCATTACTTCCTGCTGCAGGTTTTGCGGTATATGCTTTCGGACTAAGTGCCTTTTTTGTACTTCTCACATCGGTTGTTTCTTGCGTATTAACAGAGCATATTTTATGTAAAGTTTCTCATAAAGAAACCACAATTAATGATTGGTCTGCAATAATAACGGGACTATTATTAGGGTTAACCTTACCGCCAATTTTTCCTTTATGGATGACTTTCTGTGGTGGAGTAATTGCCATTGGTTTAGGTAAGTTTTTGTTTGGCGGATTAGGGTATAATGTTTTTAACCCTGCTTTAGTGGGAAGAGCTGTATTACAAGCTGCTTTCCCCGTAGCAATTACTACTTGGTATGAGGCTTTTCAAGGAAACCGTTTTACAGAAATAGCATCATCGGTATTGGCACTTCCTTTTATGCAGCCAATTTTTGATGGCACATCTGGTGCTACACCACTTTCTGCCTTTAAATTTGATCATGTTACTGCACCTACAACAGAGCTTATGTTTGGGTTAACAGGCGGATCTACTGGAGAGACTTGTGGAGTAATAATTATACTTGGAGGTATATACCTTATCAGTAGAAAGATGGCCAATTGGCGTATTCCAACGGCTATAATTGGGACTGTTATCCTCCTAAGTAGCCTACTTTATTTTATAGATCCACTACGTTATCCCAACCCATTATTTATGGTGTTTTCTGGAGGTCTATTATTAGGTGCGTTCTTTATGGCAACAGATATGGTTGGTTCTCCATTAACATCAATTGGTGTATGGATTTATGGAGTCTTCATCGGCATTTTAGTTGTCGTGGTTCGTGTTTGGGGTGGACTTCCTGAGGGAGTAATGTATGCTATTCTTTTAGGAAATGCTATTGCCCCTCAGATCGATAATTTTGTAAAACCGAGAGTATACGGCACATCAAAACAAAAGAAATCATGA
- a CDS encoding 2-oxoacid:acceptor oxidoreductase family protein has product MDQKNSNVKYPGVRVAMDGNTAAIMCERESTDAAGAYPITPSTQMGEYWAEEAAKGHLNISDKPLIFIEPEGEHAAAAVTAGLSMTGQRAANFSSGQGIAYMHESLYAAVGKRLTYVLNIGARAMTKSTLNVHAGHDDYHAIDDTGFFQMFAKKAQHVADLNIISHKIAEMALTPGVIAQDGFLTTHLIESLSLPERELIKEFLGRPDDIIPTPTAAQKIIYGDTRRRIPEIWDVDNPLMAGIVQNQDSYMQSVAAQRPFFFDHIKEITDQAFKDFAALTGRLYERVMTYKIEDADYLILGQGSVVTSAEVVVDYLRETRGLKVGVVDLVMFRPFPADLISKILKGKKGITVLERLDQPLAEDSPIIREIRAVLTKCIENGASKKNKPYPTLASYKPDEFPALYSGSFGMGSRDLQPEGIIGAIENMLPEGKQKKQFYLSIDFVREHAFTPKQRQYQESIKDAYPNIQDLSVRGSENPNLMPKGAITVRFHSVGGWGAITTGKNLAMTLFDLLGYDIKANPKYGSEKKGQPTTYYLAAAPEPIRINCEYYFVDVVLSPDPNVFKHTNALAGLKKGGSFIVQSDKATADEVWAEIPKQYQKLIIQNEIHVFYINGFKIAREEATDPELQLRMQGIAFQGAFFSASPLMEKAGLSDAALLKAIEDQLQYKFGGKGQRVVDDNMRVVKRGFTEVHEIKNKVLGASNGKEGMVLKVPKMMKERPVSESKLSDVHRFWEQTGNFYQTGQGNDNITDPFIGMSVMPATTSLFRDMTGIRFEHPEWVPDNCTACGNCYSVCPDTALPGLVSELKDVLETVVNRVKKNHIKVEELPKATRKMESKIRTLFDGEQNKGISVNEHIHEVIHQTVEDENTSEQLKQELLWFKEELGDFKFALTRPYYHLNEKKEKGSGGLFSITLNPATCKGCMECIEVCDDNALKTVIQTEGSVAKLRSEWDLWEELPNTPEKYNRIDDLEEKIGPLETLLLNKEAYGKFASGDGACLGCSEKTVVHLFTATVQSLMMPRIEKHINYLDELIVKMERHLQVKLMDTVNLSDADMMSKIVTEMQDSDLTMAEITSRIEQEKGSEPIDQEWLRNTSQLIAQLKQLKWRYTSGTTGDGRANMGMTNATGCTSVWGSTYPYNPYPFPWANHLFQDSTSLAMGIFEGHMAKMADGFKAIRKAELELSGEYNASEHDDYFTYFTWEQFTDEEWHLCPPVVALGGDGSMYDIGFQNLSRMMASGKPIKVIVVDTQVYSNTGGQACTSGFIGQVSDMAQYGKVWKGKAEPRKEIGLLAMAHRNTYVLQGTLSNTTQMIEGFIDGLMAKRPALFNLYTTCQPEHGVADDLGAHQAKMAVESRTYPIFKYNPENGKTTAENFDLSGNPDMEKDWPSYQLKYIDNGVEKAMDLEMTFADFALTEARFRKHFRKVPRDAWNENMVPIAEFLNMDADEREGLFPFVWAVDRKQHLTRVLCAEPMVQSCEERRDFWVMLKGLAGIKDTPEENLEEKIRTEVVGNIAQGLMKLAGGDGSSLVDLVQPSGISVTTESATQVAPNENYMAPWIETEDCSGCDECIKINNKIFAYNSDKKAFVKNSDGGTYQDVVKAAEKCTAGVLHPGLPKNMSEKNIEKLIKRGEKYN; this is encoded by the coding sequence ATGGATCAAAAAAATTCCAATGTAAAATATCCTGGTGTACGTGTAGCAATGGATGGCAACACGGCCGCTATTATGTGCGAAAGAGAATCTACTGATGCTGCAGGTGCTTACCCTATTACCCCTTCTACTCAGATGGGAGAATATTGGGCTGAAGAAGCGGCAAAAGGACACCTCAATATTTCTGATAAACCTTTAATTTTTATAGAACCAGAAGGTGAACATGCAGCAGCAGCAGTAACTGCAGGTTTATCTATGACAGGACAACGGGCAGCTAACTTTTCTTCAGGACAAGGGATAGCTTATATGCACGAGTCTCTTTATGCAGCAGTAGGTAAACGCCTAACGTATGTGCTAAATATTGGCGCAAGAGCAATGACAAAATCTACATTAAATGTACATGCTGGTCATGATGACTACCATGCCATTGATGATACTGGATTTTTTCAGATGTTTGCTAAAAAAGCACAACATGTAGCCGATTTAAATATCATATCTCACAAAATTGCGGAGATGGCTTTAACACCTGGTGTTATTGCTCAAGATGGTTTTTTAACTACGCACTTGATCGAATCTTTATCACTTCCAGAACGCGAATTAATCAAAGAGTTTTTAGGAAGACCTGATGATATTATTCCTACTCCAACAGCCGCCCAAAAAATTATTTACGGAGACACAAGAAGAAGAATTCCAGAAATTTGGGATGTAGATAATCCATTAATGGCGGGTATTGTTCAGAACCAAGATTCGTACATGCAATCTGTGGCTGCACAACGCCCATTCTTCTTTGACCATATAAAAGAAATTACCGATCAAGCATTTAAAGATTTTGCAGCCTTAACTGGTCGATTATACGAACGTGTAATGACTTACAAAATAGAAGATGCAGACTATCTAATTTTGGGCCAAGGTTCTGTGGTAACATCTGCGGAAGTTGTAGTAGATTACCTTAGAGAAACAAGAGGATTAAAAGTAGGTGTTGTAGATTTAGTAATGTTTAGACCGTTCCCTGCCGATTTAATTAGCAAAATATTAAAAGGCAAAAAGGGAATTACAGTACTAGAACGCTTAGACCAACCATTGGCTGAAGATTCTCCAATAATAAGGGAAATTAGAGCTGTTTTAACAAAATGTATTGAAAACGGTGCTAGTAAAAAGAACAAGCCCTACCCCACTTTAGCAAGCTATAAACCAGATGAGTTCCCAGCACTTTATTCTGGTTCTTTTGGTATGGGATCGAGAGATTTACAACCTGAAGGAATTATCGGTGCAATAGAAAATATGCTTCCAGAAGGCAAGCAGAAAAAACAATTCTATTTATCAATTGATTTTGTTCGTGAACACGCTTTTACGCCAAAACAACGTCAGTACCAAGAGTCGATTAAAGATGCCTATCCAAACATCCAAGATTTATCTGTTCGTGGGTCAGAAAACCCAAACCTTATGCCTAAAGGTGCGATAACGGTACGTTTCCACTCTGTAGGAGGTTGGGGTGCCATTACTACAGGTAAAAATTTAGCCATGACGTTATTCGATTTGCTTGGTTATGATATTAAGGCAAACCCTAAATATGGTTCGGAGAAGAAAGGGCAACCAACTACCTATTATTTAGCGGCAGCTCCAGAGCCTATTCGTATTAATTGCGAATATTATTTTGTAGATGTTGTTCTTTCTCCTGATCCTAATGTATTCAAGCACACCAATGCGTTAGCCGGGTTAAAAAAAGGAGGTAGTTTTATTGTTCAAAGTGATAAAGCTACTGCCGATGAAGTATGGGCAGAAATTCCAAAGCAATATCAAAAGCTAATTATACAGAACGAAATCCATGTATTTTATATTAATGGTTTTAAGATTGCTAGAGAAGAAGCAACAGACCCAGAGTTGCAATTAAGAATGCAGGGTATTGCTTTCCAAGGTGCCTTTTTCTCTGCATCACCTTTAATGGAAAAAGCTGGTCTTTCTGATGCCGCTTTATTAAAAGCTATTGAAGATCAATTACAATATAAATTTGGAGGAAAAGGACAACGTGTAGTAGACGATAACATGCGTGTTGTAAAACGTGGGTTTACTGAAGTTCATGAAATCAAAAATAAAGTTCTAGGTGCTTCTAACGGGAAAGAAGGAATGGTACTTAAAGTACCAAAAATGATGAAAGAACGCCCTGTTTCTGAATCAAAACTTAGTGATGTACATCGCTTTTGGGAGCAAACAGGAAACTTCTATCAAACTGGACAAGGAAATGATAACATAACAGATCCATTTATTGGCATGTCTGTAATGCCTGCAACAACTTCTCTATTTAGAGACATGACGGGTATTCGTTTTGAGCATCCTGAATGGGTACCTGATAATTGTACTGCCTGTGGTAATTGTTATTCCGTTTGCCCTGATACTGCTTTACCTGGATTGGTTTCTGAGCTAAAAGATGTGCTTGAAACAGTAGTAAATAGAGTGAAGAAAAACCATATAAAAGTGGAGGAACTTCCTAAGGCTACTCGTAAGATGGAAAGTAAAATCAGAACTCTTTTTGATGGAGAACAGAATAAAGGTATTTCCGTAAATGAACATATTCATGAAGTGATTCATCAAACAGTTGAAGATGAAAATACTTCGGAACAATTAAAACAAGAGTTGCTCTGGTTTAAGGAGGAATTAGGTGATTTCAAATTTGCTCTTACGCGTCCTTATTATCATCTAAATGAGAAAAAAGAAAAAGGAAGTGGTGGTTTATTTAGTATTACATTAAACCCAGCAACTTGTAAAGGCTGTATGGAATGTATAGAAGTTTGTGATGACAATGCTTTAAAAACCGTTATACAAACTGAAGGTTCTGTTGCCAAATTGAGAAGCGAATGGGACTTATGGGAAGAATTGCCAAATACTCCAGAAAAATACAATAGAATTGATGATCTAGAAGAGAAGATTGGACCGTTAGAAACATTGCTTCTTAACAAGGAAGCTTACGGTAAATTTGCCTCTGGTGATGGTGCTTGTTTAGGTTGTTCTGAAAAAACTGTAGTGCATTTATTTACTGCAACAGTCCAATCTTTAATGATGCCTAGAATTGAAAAACACATCAATTACTTAGATGAGTTGATAGTAAAAATGGAGCGTCATTTACAAGTGAAATTGATGGACACAGTCAATTTAAGTGACGCTGACATGATGTCTAAAATTGTTACAGAAATGCAAGATAGCGATCTGACAATGGCGGAGATTACTAGCAGAATTGAGCAAGAAAAAGGTAGCGAACCAATTGACCAAGAATGGTTAAGAAATACGTCTCAATTAATTGCACAACTAAAACAATTAAAATGGAGATATACTAGTGGTACAACTGGAGATGGCCGTGCAAATATGGGGATGACCAATGCCACAGGATGTACTTCTGTTTGGGGTAGTACGTATCCATATAACCCATATCCATTCCCTTGGGCCAACCATTTATTCCAAGACTCTACCTCTTTGGCTATGGGTATTTTTGAAGGACACATGGCTAAGATGGCAGATGGTTTTAAAGCAATACGAAAAGCAGAATTAGAGCTTAGTGGAGAATACAATGCATCGGAACACGATGATTACTTTACTTACTTTACATGGGAACAATTTACAGATGAAGAATGGCATTTATGTCCTCCTGTGGTTGCGCTTGGTGGAGATGGTTCTATGTATGATATTGGTTTCCAAAACTTATCTAGAATGATGGCTTCGGGTAAACCAATTAAAGTTATTGTAGTAGATACTCAAGTTTATTCTAACACTGGTGGGCAAGCCTGTACATCTGGTTTTATTGGGCAAGTATCTGATATGGCGCAATACGGCAAGGTATGGAAAGGAAAAGCAGAACCTCGTAAAGAGATTGGTTTGTTAGCTATGGCTCATCGTAATACGTATGTTTTACAAGGCACTTTATCAAACACTACGCAAATGATAGAGGGTTTTATAGATGGATTAATGGCTAAACGTCCTGCCCTATTCAACCTTTATACAACCTGTCAGCCAGAACATGGTGTTGCCGACGATTTGGGTGCACACCAAGCTAAAATGGCCGTAGAATCTCGCACCTATCCTATATTTAAATACAATCCAGAGAATGGAAAAACTACTGCTGAAAACTTTGATTTAAGTGGTAACCCAGACATGGAGAAAGATTGGCCATCGTACCAATTAAAATATATAGATAATGGTGTAGAAAAAGCAATGGATTTAGAAATGACATTTGCTGATTTTGCACTTACTGAAGCAAGGTTTAGAAAACACTTCCGTAAAGTACCTCGTGATGCATGGAACGAAAATATGGTGCCAATTGCAGAGTTCTTAAATATGGATGCTGATGAAAGAGAAGGTCTCTTCCCATTTGTTTGGGCGGTAGATAGAAAACAGCACCTAACTAGAGTACTTTGTGCAGAACCTATGGTCCAATCTTGCGAAGAAAGACGTGACTTCTGGGTAATGTTAAAAGGTTTGGCAGGCATAAAAGATACACCAGAAGAAAACCTTGAAGAAAAAATCCGTACTGAAGTGGTAGGTAATATCGCTCAAGGTTTAATGAAACTTGCTGGTGGTGATGGTAGTAGTTTAGTAGATTTGGTTCAGCCTTCAGGTATATCAGTTACTACAGAAAGTGCTACGCAAGTTGCCCCAAATGAAAATTACATGGCTCCTTGGATAGAGACAGAAGATTGTAGTGGTTGCGATGAATGTATCAAAATCAATAATAAAATCTTTGCTTATAATTCAGATAAAAAAGCATTTGTAAAAAACTCTGACGGAGGTACTTATCAAGATGTTGTAAAGGCTGCAGAAAAATGTACTGCAGGTGTTCTACATCCAGGCTTACCTAAAAATATGTCTGAAAAGAACATTGAGAAGTTAATCAAAAGAGGAGAGAAATATAATTAA
- a CDS encoding FMN-binding protein, translating to MSTIKEAPVIEEASSFKMLQAMVGIGILCALLIVVTYETTKPRIAQLKQAALEKAIFKVIPGISKTAAFHFVEGTFVPVGNQKKVDQVVYAGYNDSNELVGVAINGKGQGYADIISVLYGYSFDKQQIIGFYVLESKETPGLGDKIEKDPDFLANFTAMDASLSADLSSIKNKITTTKSGEKTNAWEVDGITGATISSRAIGDILASSTEAMLPLIYKNKNAFVLPKNQEKDGTTN from the coding sequence ATGAGTACAATAAAAGAAGCTCCAGTAATAGAAGAAGCAAGTAGCTTTAAGATGCTTCAAGCCATGGTTGGAATTGGTATTTTATGTGCTTTACTAATTGTTGTTACCTACGAAACCACAAAACCTCGTATTGCACAGCTTAAACAGGCCGCATTAGAAAAAGCCATTTTTAAAGTGATTCCTGGAATTTCTAAAACAGCCGCATTCCATTTTGTAGAGGGCACTTTTGTTCCTGTTGGTAATCAAAAAAAAGTAGATCAAGTAGTTTATGCCGGTTACAATGATTCTAATGAATTAGTAGGTGTTGCCATAAATGGAAAAGGACAAGGGTATGCAGATATTATCAGTGTATTGTATGGATATAGTTTCGATAAACAACAAATTATTGGTTTCTATGTCTTAGAAAGTAAAGAAACACCGGGCTTGGGTGATAAAATTGAAAAAGATCCCGACTTCTTGGCCAACTTTACTGCAATGGATGCCTCTTTATCTGCAGACTTATCATCTATTAAAAATAAAATTACCACTACTAAAAGTGGAGAAAAAACCAATGCTTGGGAAGTAGACGGAATTACAGGGGCTACCATTTCTTCTCGTGCAATTGGTGATATTTTAGCGAGTAGTACAGAAGCCATGTTGCCTCTTATTTATAAAAATAAGAACGCATTTGTTTTACCTAAAAATCAAGAAAAAGATGGTACAACAAATTAG
- a CDS encoding outer membrane beta-barrel protein, translating to MLNLFFKSFFVFVFIFMCTATTQAQKIDFIVNYSKTNSVGDVHQMSLNGVGIDIRKNFSKIPISIGVASSYNFSEKELTSEINSPIPDSDLKNFVIVPFQLNVHYNFNRRGIISPFIGFGGSGYFIEQGYMISHYALDPNGNNNVKEIKASSVSFGFIGEIGFTTSFFDRINPFFSLKYNYVPTNEFNINYSNISVNCGLSF from the coding sequence ATGTTAAACCTATTCTTTAAATCATTTTTTGTCTTTGTATTTATTTTCATGTGTACTGCTACAACACAGGCTCAAAAAATAGATTTCATTGTTAATTATAGTAAGACAAACAGTGTTGGTGATGTACACCAAATGAGTTTAAATGGTGTTGGAATTGATATTAGAAAAAACTTTTCTAAAATACCTATTTCAATTGGAGTAGCTTCATCTTATAATTTTTCTGAAAAAGAGTTGACCTCAGAGATCAATTCGCCTATACCAGATAGTGACCTTAAAAACTTTGTAATCGTTCCTTTTCAATTAAATGTTCATTATAATTTTAATAGAAGAGGTATAATTTCTCCATTTATAGGTTTTGGAGGTAGTGGTTATTTTATTGAACAGGGCTATATGATTTCTCATTATGCACTTGATCCGAATGGGAATAATAATGTGAAAGAAATAAAAGCAAGTAGTGTAAGTTTTGGATTTATTGGTGAAATTGGATTTACTACATCATTTTTTGATAGAATAAACCCATTCTTCAGTTTAAAATACAATTATGTTCCAACAAATGAGTTCAATATAAATTATAGTAATATTAGTGTAAACTGTGGTTTATCTTTCTAA
- a CDS encoding electron transport complex protein RnfA, whose translation MNQESLWNIFINACLINNFVLAYFLGICPFLGVSGKMDTATKMGGAVTFVMLISSVCAFGINSLLTAIDAPYLQLISYIVVIASTVQLVEMIVKKMSPALFRALGIFLPLITTNCAILGLVLFQTNKGYGLLEGFVFALGAGVGFTIALMLMAGLREQLEFAEVPKVVKGTVITLLIGGVLSLSFMGFSGLGG comes from the coding sequence ATGAATCAAGAATCATTATGGAATATCTTTATTAATGCCTGTTTGATCAACAACTTTGTGTTGGCTTATTTCTTAGGTATTTGTCCTTTTTTAGGTGTATCTGGTAAAATGGATACGGCTACAAAAATGGGTGGAGCCGTAACGTTTGTAATGCTAATTAGTTCTGTTTGTGCCTTTGGTATCAATAGTTTATTGACAGCAATAGACGCTCCTTATTTACAATTAATTAGTTACATCGTGGTTATTGCCTCCACAGTTCAATTAGTAGAAATGATTGTGAAGAAAATGAGCCCTGCCCTATTTAGAGCATTAGGTATTTTCTTACCACTTATAACTACCAACTGTGCAATTTTAGGGTTAGTACTTTTCCAAACTAACAAAGGCTACGGACTTTTAGAAGGGTTTGTTTTTGCCTTAGGTGCTGGAGTAGGTTTTACTATTGCCTTAATGTTGATGGCAGGGTTAAGAGAACAATTAGAATTTGCAGAAGTACCCAAAGTGGTAAAAGGAACGGTAATTACCTTACTGATCGGAGGTGTATTATCGCTTTCATTTATGGGGTTCTCCGGTTTAGGTGGATAG
- a CDS encoding ferredoxin reductase domain-containing protein has translation MSHLADYKTDIQYQARVIRTTRLTPRNTDEIREMVLEIDDPSFECKVNQSFGVLVDIKGDFGQSQHHRLYSVADIPEKVNGKTRITLLVKRCAYIDDFSGERYRGIGSNYLCDRKVCDTITITGPFDLAFQLPKDHNANLILIGMGTGIAPFRAFVKHIYEEVHDWKGQVRLFYGARTGMEMPYMNEENNDLTNYYDQSTFEAMKAVSNRPEWTDTVALDDAIEAKEHELHDMLMQNNTYIYVAGHERVRENLDKAFATILGSEDAWLIRKAEMIAGHKWAEVIY, from the coding sequence ATGTCACATTTAGCAGATTATAAAACAGATATTCAGTACCAAGCAAGAGTTATTAGAACAACGCGCTTAACACCAAGAAATACAGACGAAATTAGAGAGATGGTTTTAGAAATTGATGATCCCTCATTTGAATGTAAAGTAAATCAGAGCTTTGGTGTTTTGGTAGATATAAAAGGCGATTTTGGGCAATCACAACACCATCGTTTATATAGTGTTGCTGATATCCCAGAGAAAGTAAATGGTAAAACACGTATCACTTTATTAGTAAAAAGGTGTGCTTATATCGATGATTTTAGTGGTGAACGTTACCGTGGTATAGGCTCTAATTATTTATGCGATCGCAAAGTATGTGATACTATCACTATTACAGGACCTTTTGATTTAGCCTTCCAATTACCAAAAGACCATAATGCCAATTTAATTTTAATTGGTATGGGAACAGGAATTGCTCCTTTTAGAGCTTTTGTAAAACATATCTACGAAGAAGTACACGATTGGAAAGGGCAAGTTCGGTTATTTTACGGTGCAAGAACTGGTATGGAAATGCCTTATATGAATGAGGAAAACAATGACCTTACAAATTACTATGACCAAAGTACTTTTGAAGCTATGAAAGCAGTAAGTAACCGTCCAGAATGGACCGATACTGTTGCATTAGATGATGCCATTGAAGCCAAAGAGCACGAATTACACGATATGTTGATGCAAAACAATACATATATCTATGTTGCTGGACATGAAAGAGTTCGAGAAAATTTAGACAAAGCATTTGCTACAATTCTTGGTTCAGAAGATGCTTGGTTGATTAGAAAAGCTGAAATGATTGCCGGACATAAATGGGCAGAAGTTATTTACTAA
- the rsxC gene encoding electron transport complex subunit RsxC, with translation MKMLTIHKNTFKHGVHPPEYKDDTKDLPIRQFSFAPVLIIPMAQHIGSPSEIIVREGQEVVRGQLLAKSSGYVSVPVHAPVSGIIRKIGNVPTVGGKMSPGIYLEAFPFSGQEIAEGSPIHLASASKDDILKGIQEAGIVGLGGAAFPTHVKLKVPDDKECEVLLINGIECEPYLTTDHRVMLEQGEDIITGINYLLKATGAKRCIIGIEGNKVDAAEHLKALLPENSPITVQVVPVKYPQGSEKMLITSCLGLEVPSGGLPIDVKAVVVNVATTAEIGRLLPHGWGIHERVVTITGPGVKKKGNYLIPMGTPLRYVLDEVGLEENISEVYLGGPMMGMAVSNLDISITKGTSGIVVFTDKDVKTNEKVYPCIKCGACVDACPLSLNPSKMGILAKFKAYDKMAEEQNLMDCFECGSCSFVCPSHIPLVQYFRLSKNIVRKRKAAAHVE, from the coding sequence ATGAAAATGTTGACTATTCATAAGAATACATTCAAACATGGGGTTCATCCACCGGAGTACAAAGACGATACAAAAGATCTTCCGATCAGACAATTTTCTTTTGCTCCAGTGCTCATTATTCCCATGGCACAACATATTGGTTCCCCTTCGGAAATAATAGTCCGAGAAGGCCAAGAAGTTGTGCGTGGGCAATTGCTAGCCAAATCAAGTGGTTATGTATCAGTTCCAGTGCATGCACCTGTCTCAGGAATTATCCGTAAAATCGGAAATGTTCCTACTGTAGGCGGAAAAATGTCACCGGGGATTTACTTGGAAGCCTTCCCTTTTTCCGGTCAGGAAATTGCGGAAGGTTCCCCTATTCATCTTGCTTCAGCAAGTAAAGATGACATTTTAAAGGGAATTCAAGAAGCTGGTATTGTAGGTCTTGGTGGGGCGGCTTTTCCCACACATGTAAAATTAAAAGTACCTGATGACAAAGAATGTGAAGTCCTGCTAATTAATGGTATAGAGTGCGAACCGTACCTTACTACGGACCACAGGGTAATGCTTGAACAAGGAGAAGATATCATTACAGGTATCAATTACTTGCTAAAAGCTACAGGCGCAAAACGTTGTATTATTGGTATTGAAGGAAATAAAGTTGATGCTGCTGAACATCTGAAAGCATTACTTCCTGAAAATAGTCCAATTACTGTACAAGTTGTTCCTGTAAAATATCCGCAAGGTTCAGAAAAAATGCTGATCACTTCTTGTCTGGGGTTAGAAGTTCCTTCGGGTGGCTTACCAATTGATGTAAAAGCTGTTGTAGTAAATGTAGCAACAACTGCAGAAATTGGCCGCTTACTTCCTCATGGTTGGGGAATCCATGAACGTGTAGTGACCATCACTGGTCCAGGTGTAAAAAAGAAAGGAAATTATTTAATTCCAATGGGAACACCCCTCCGTTATGTATTGGATGAAGTGGGCTTAGAAGAGAATATTTCTGAAGTGTATCTAGGTGGCCCAATGATGGGCATGGCGGTATCCAATCTTGATATTTCTATAACTAAAGGAACATCTGGAATTGTGGTATTTACCGATAAGGATGTAAAAACGAACGAAAAAGTGTACCCTTGCATTAAATGTGGTGCTTGTGTTGATGCTTGTCCGTTATCGTTAAACCCTTCTAAAATGGGGATTCTTGCAAAGTTCAAAGCGTATGATAAGATGGCTGAAGAACAAAATTTAATGGATTGTTTTGAATGTGGCTCCTGTTCTTTTGTATGCCCTTCACATATTCCATTGGTTCAGTATTTCAGGTTATCAAAAAATATTGTTAGAAAACGTAAAGCTGCAGCCCATGTTGAATAA
- the rsxE gene encoding electron transport complex subunit RsxE, protein MVQQIRDKNKKDSFSDRLNKSQSTNDFIKGLWKENPVFVQVLGMCPVLAVTNTSSNALAMGLATSFVLLMSNILISLLRNFIPKQVRISSYILIIATFVTVTDYVIQAISVELHKSLGAFISLIVVNCLILSRAEAFASKNTVGRSVLDALGMGLGFTFGLLCLGVVRELLGSRSIFGIEIFAEGFQEWIVMVLPAGGFFTLAFWLLLFNIIKAKKSTS, encoded by the coding sequence ATGGTACAACAAATTAGAGATAAAAATAAAAAAGACAGCTTTTCTGACCGTCTAAATAAGAGTCAATCTACCAACGACTTTATAAAAGGGTTATGGAAAGAAAATCCTGTCTTTGTACAAGTACTTGGCATGTGTCCTGTACTTGCCGTTACCAATACCTCATCAAATGCATTGGCTATGGGTTTAGCCACTTCTTTTGTATTATTGATGTCGAATATTCTGATATCATTACTCAGAAATTTCATTCCAAAACAAGTACGTATATCCTCCTACATTTTAATTATTGCCACATTCGTAACTGTTACAGATTATGTGATTCAGGCAATTAGTGTAGAGCTACATAAAAGTTTAGGTGCATTCATTTCTTTAATTGTGGTGAACTGTTTGATTTTAAGTAGAGCCGAAGCATTTGCTTCAAAAAATACTGTTGGAAGATCGGTGTTAGATGCCCTTGGAATGGGGCTAGGTTTTACTTTTGGATTACTCTGCTTGGGTGTTGTGAGGGAATTATTAGGAAGTAGAAGCATCTTCGGAATAGAAATATTTGCAGAAGGATTTCAGGAGTGGATTGTCATGGTCTTACCAGCAGGAGGCTTTTTTACACTCGCTTTTTGGTTGTTATTATTTAATATCATCAAAGCAAAAAAATCAACGTCATGA